The Saccharothrix variisporea genome has a segment encoding these proteins:
- a CDS encoding Crp/Fnr family transcriptional regulator produces the protein MRDASAVPPRTVLPRQRDATSVADPTPLVTELAALGREVSADSGTTLVEQGAAQAPVFLVTGGVVKALRSAQPDSAPMLLAIHTRGDVLGVADALLGRPAHLSYTVAKGATLKVVPRTTFLTLVRSNPAVALAMSAGLAQDVQLRDRSLAYAPLDVESRLVAFLDQQGQSCARTSEGWVLFDLGLTQLDLAAAIGASQPSVHKALKKLHKEGKVSTGYRTLYVKQRLSSLALRDEEPGPVGDESGDQV, from the coding sequence ATGAGGGACGCCTCCGCGGTCCCTCCGCGAACCGTGCTGCCGCGCCAGCGGGACGCGACCAGCGTGGCGGACCCGACGCCGCTCGTCACCGAACTGGCGGCGCTGGGCCGTGAGGTCTCGGCGGACAGCGGCACCACGCTGGTGGAACAGGGTGCCGCGCAGGCGCCGGTGTTCCTGGTGACCGGCGGTGTGGTGAAAGCCCTGCGGTCGGCGCAACCGGACAGCGCGCCCATGCTGCTGGCCATCCACACCAGGGGTGACGTGCTCGGAGTCGCGGACGCCCTGCTCGGCCGGCCCGCCCACCTGTCGTACACGGTGGCGAAGGGCGCGACGCTGAAGGTGGTGCCGCGCACGACGTTCCTCACGCTGGTCCGCTCGAACCCGGCGGTCGCCCTCGCCATGTCCGCCGGGCTCGCCCAGGACGTGCAGCTGCGCGACCGCTCGCTGGCCTACGCGCCGCTCGACGTGGAGAGCCGGCTGGTGGCGTTCCTCGACCAGCAGGGGCAGTCCTGCGCGCGGACTTCCGAGGGCTGGGTGTTGTTCGACCTCGGGCTCACCCAGCTGGACCTCGCCGCGGCGATCGGCGCATCGCAGCCCTCGGTGCACAAGGCGCTGAAGAAGCTGCACAAAGAGGGCAAGGTTTCCACCGGTTACCGGACTCTGTACGTGAAACAACGGTTGTCGTCACTGGCTCTTCGCGACGAGGAGCCGGGTCCGGTCGGCGACGAAAGCGGCGACCAGGTGTGA
- a CDS encoding BCCT family transporter — MKTAQHSIDQPLPGEPRADLPGRTDPAVFGVAAAVALGFVAWGVFGTDSLAGVSKTVLDRVIGHLGWAFVLVASGFVGFALWLAVSRYGRVPLGRDGEEPEFRTVSWVAMMFSAGMGIGLMFYGVTEPLSHFVNPPPGTVPARSDEALRTAMSTTLFHWTVHPWAIYAVVGLAIAYSSFRRGRSQLVSAAFAPLLGTRRASGPAGRAIDVLAVFATLFGSAASLGLGALQIGSGLQAAGVGGVGNAVLVCVIALLTVAFVASAVSGVARGIQWLSNTNMVLAVVLAVFVFVVGPTVFVLNLVPAAIGGYFGDLADMAGRTAASGGDATATWLSGWTIFYWAWWISWTPFVGMFIARISRGRTVRQFVAGVIGVPSLVSLLWFCVFGGTAVFLQREGVDLAGAATPEGRLFALLEHYPLAAVAAVVVVVLVAIFFVSGADAASVVMGTLSQRGSIAPTKGVVVFWGVLTGAMAAVMLLVGGSNALTGLQNLTIIAAVPFTAVMVGLCVSLARDLRTDPLFAREEPEEPLGPEETAWRTVERLVTGRR, encoded by the coding sequence GTGAAAACCGCACAACACTCCATCGACCAGCCGCTGCCCGGCGAACCCCGCGCCGATCTGCCCGGCCGCACCGACCCCGCGGTGTTCGGGGTCGCGGCCGCGGTCGCGCTCGGGTTCGTCGCCTGGGGCGTGTTCGGCACCGACTCGCTCGCGGGTGTGTCGAAGACCGTCCTGGACCGGGTCATCGGCCACCTCGGGTGGGCGTTCGTGCTGGTGGCCTCGGGTTTCGTGGGTTTCGCGCTGTGGCTCGCGGTCAGCCGGTACGGCCGCGTGCCGCTGGGCCGCGACGGCGAGGAACCCGAGTTCCGCACGGTGTCCTGGGTCGCGATGATGTTCAGCGCGGGCATGGGCATCGGCCTGATGTTCTACGGCGTCACCGAACCGCTCTCCCACTTCGTGAACCCGCCACCGGGCACCGTGCCCGCCAGGTCCGACGAGGCGTTGCGCACCGCGATGTCCACCACGCTCTTCCACTGGACCGTCCACCCGTGGGCGATCTACGCGGTCGTCGGCCTGGCCATCGCGTACAGCAGCTTCCGGCGGGGCCGGAGCCAACTGGTCAGCGCCGCGTTCGCACCGCTGCTGGGCACCCGCCGCGCGAGCGGTCCGGCCGGCCGCGCGATCGACGTGCTCGCCGTCTTCGCCACCCTGTTCGGCTCCGCCGCCTCCCTCGGCCTCGGCGCCCTGCAGATCGGCAGCGGCCTCCAGGCGGCGGGCGTCGGCGGGGTCGGCAACGCCGTGCTGGTGTGCGTGATCGCCCTGCTGACGGTGGCGTTCGTCGCGTCCGCGGTGTCCGGCGTGGCGCGCGGCATCCAGTGGCTGTCCAACACGAACATGGTGCTGGCCGTCGTGCTGGCGGTGTTCGTGTTCGTGGTCGGGCCGACGGTGTTCGTGCTCAACCTGGTGCCGGCCGCGATCGGCGGCTACTTCGGCGACCTGGCCGACATGGCGGGCCGCACCGCCGCGTCCGGCGGCGACGCGACCGCGACGTGGTTGAGCGGCTGGACGATCTTCTACTGGGCGTGGTGGATCTCGTGGACGCCGTTCGTCGGCATGTTCATCGCGCGGATCAGCCGAGGCCGGACCGTCCGGCAGTTCGTGGCGGGCGTGATCGGCGTGCCGAGCCTGGTCAGCCTGCTGTGGTTCTGCGTGTTCGGCGGCACGGCGGTGTTCCTGCAGCGCGAGGGCGTCGACCTGGCGGGCGCGGCCACCCCGGAGGGCCGGCTGTTCGCGCTCCTGGAGCACTACCCGTTGGCGGCGGTCGCCGCGGTCGTGGTCGTGGTGCTGGTGGCGATCTTCTTCGTCTCCGGCGCGGACGCGGCGTCGGTGGTCATGGGCACGCTGTCGCAGCGCGGGTCCATCGCGCCGACCAAGGGCGTCGTCGTGTTCTGGGGCGTGCTGACCGGCGCGATGGCCGCGGTGATGCTCCTGGTCGGCGGCTCGAACGCGTTGACCGGCCTGCAGAACCTGACGATCATCGCGGCGGTGCCGTTCACGGCGGTGATGGTCGGGCTCTGCGTGTCCCTGGCACGGGACCTGCGCACCGACCCGCTGTTCGCGCGGGAGGAGCCCGAGGAGCCCCTCGGGCCGGAGGAGACGGCGTGGCGAACGGTCGAACGGCTCGTCACCGGGCGCCGCTGA